A genomic region of Chryseobacterium sp. KACC 21268 contains the following coding sequences:
- a CDS encoding SDR family NAD(P)-dependent oxidoreductase gives MDTQKVWFVTGASKGLGLTLVKRLLAEGHSVAATSRNIAELQKAISEENASFLPLEVDLINENSVEAAVSKSIEKFGKLDVVVNNAGYGQLGTLEEISDLESRQNFDTNVFGSLNIVRKTMPYLREQKSGFIINIASIGGLTGEFAGWGIYCATKFAVVGFTEALAAEVKEFGVNATVVYPGYFRTDFLTGGSLRTPKTEIEEYTVARQLQTAHEKDINGNQPGDPEKAAVALMELVALENPPVHLVLGSDAFGIAGNKLNALQSEISEFKTLSTSTDY, from the coding sequence ATGGACACACAAAAAGTATGGTTCGTGACAGGAGCTTCAAAAGGATTAGGATTAACTTTAGTCAAAAGATTATTGGCAGAAGGTCATTCTGTAGCAGCAACTTCCAGAAACATTGCTGAACTTCAGAAAGCCATCAGTGAAGAAAATGCATCATTTCTTCCGCTGGAAGTTGATTTGATTAACGAGAACTCTGTTGAAGCAGCAGTTTCAAAATCGATAGAGAAATTCGGAAAACTGGATGTGGTCGTGAATAACGCTGGGTACGGACAATTGGGAACTTTGGAGGAAATTTCTGATTTGGAAAGCCGTCAGAATTTTGACACCAATGTTTTCGGTTCTTTGAATATCGTCAGAAAAACAATGCCTTATTTAAGAGAACAGAAAAGCGGATTCATCATCAATATCGCTTCAATTGGCGGATTAACAGGTGAATTCGCAGGTTGGGGAATTTATTGTGCCACCAAGTTTGCAGTTGTGGGATTCACAGAAGCTTTGGCAGCAGAAGTGAAAGAATTTGGAGTGAATGCAACGGTGGTGTATCCCGGATATTTCAGAACAGATTTCTTAACGGGTGGTTCACTCAGAACGCCGAAAACTGAAATCGAGGAATACACCGTAGCAAGACAACTTCAGACCGCACACGAAAAAGACATCAATGGAAATCAGCCGGGCGACCCTGAAAAAGCAGCTGTGGCATTGATGGAATTGGTAGCATTAGAAAATCCGCCGGTTCATTTGGTTTTAGGTTCTGATGCATTCGGCATTGCCGGAAACAAATTAAATGCGCTTCAAAGTGAAATTTCTGAGTTTAAAACGCTAAGTACATCTACAGATTATTAA